tcatgcaatgcatttccttccaattttttgtgataaattaatagataattgactaaataaacatcttgcaaagtttcaataaaaatttccaagtttttcttacaatttccgtggtttccatataatttttatcgatatcgatattatcccgatatttccatcgatatttccgtgttttcggactaccgatatttccgatatcatcgatatttaataccttggacccaatagttgagatagttttttttaatttacccTTATTACTTTCATTgactattgttttttttatgtatttatttatggaCAGGTCCCTTCATTAATCAGAAGTCATACCATCTGCATTCCTTGTTGAacttttggagaaatttttatgtAACACCCAGTGTCCTAAAAGTCCCATGCCTAGTGCCACTTAGGCGCGCTAGGCAGCTAGTCACCGCCACGATTAATTTCTAGgtgtttaaaaaataagaaacgaTGCCTACACCTGCCTAGGTTGCGACCTTCACTCAattagaaaatagataactccTTTAttgcattttcctttttttagtaATTATACGAGAGTTATTGAATACTTTGATGAATACTTATTAATATGCATATTCCCATATTTTCATATGTTCtagtaatttataatttatgtcatactattttataatttatgtatcacaataaaattatgtatttttaaaaatataaatagacATTTCATTATCCTTttatataatgaatttaatataaagaaatatttataaaaaaataaaaataaaataaataaaataaaaaaaacctagacTCCTGCCTAAGTGCTAGTCTCCTGCCTGCCACCGGTTAAATCTTGTTAACACCACCTGTGAACATGCAAAATTACGAGAAGGCACTCTCCTCTCTTTGCTCCTTTTCTTAtgttcattattattattattattattattattattattattattattattattattattttgtcagCACTCTTTTCTTCATGTTCGCTATGAACCAAGCACTACAAATATGAATGGGAAATAACAATTTTCATAACACGGATACATCGCGTCTCCACCAGAAAGGAAACGCATAGATGAATTTCTTTCTTGCATTCCAACAGCCTTTCCATGAATTGCCTTGGAAAAACGCAAGGAACTGGTTTTTACCCAAACAAACCCCGGTCAATCAGTTGCGTGAAAATTCACATAATCCGCGCTGGAAAAGCCATCCTCTCCTCGAAAGATCGCACAACAATAGAACACAGGCATCGCATCCTGCAGGGAGTTGTAAATCTCATGACTTCCAGACGACAGCAAGCATCTGGAGCAGGCAGGAGCATTTGGGAGGTCTGTTGCAAATGTCATTTAAGTTCTGCAAAGTTACATTTGGATTGTGAGACTTTAAATCTAATTTCTCTTCACAATATTAGCCATCCATGGCATGATTCACAGCTAGTAATGATATAGCTCCATTAAGCCAACAAGAAACAGAAAGGTGGAATGCCAACtacgaaaataaaataatagacgAGCTATGAAATTAGGCCTAAATTAGCAATCCATGATCAATGTTATTACTATACAGACGAATTCAAAGTACATCTTTCATTTCGGTAATAGCCATGGCCAAATCAACAATCACCCCCAAGTAACCTTCAGTAATTTGGTAAGTATGGTACGGTCCGTAGTTTATATGGCTGAAAGCCAAACAAAAATGACAAGTTAATCAATCAAACTTGTTATGTCATAAACTTAGCGTCACTCAGGATATCTAGTCTCTGTTGATATCATCAAATCCTAAATTCTGGGAAAGGAAAAGAGAACTTAAATATAAAAAGGAGTTGAGCAAAATATCAGTTCTGTTATATCCAAGCATGACTTTTTGATAATCAACTTCTAACCTCATATTTGAAGCGTGACCTTGTAAACCTCAATACTAGCTCCAAAGATCGGCTGAGGAATTGCTAGGTCAGGAATCCAGGAAATTCTGATTGAAaacgaaagaaaagaaaatttaaatggTTCTGCGTAATACAACAGAATTCAACAGAAGcaggaaggagaaagaaaaaaaaccactAACAACTCGAAATAATGATCACAACTGTTGTTCACCAAATTCAGCAACTGCGGTTTGCAGaatgaaaacaataaaatagaaAGCAAACAATATTATTGATAAAATTGCTAGAAGCAGGTTTGCTTGCCCACAGTTATCTATAAAATATCTCTTCCCCAGGCTTTATGCAACACAATCCTCGTagcaattttttgtttattctgTGATTCACCTCAGAACAAGTTCTCTAGCCTCCATCAACCACATTATATATCGAGGGGAAAATAAACTCATGCAATAAACCTTCGAAAGATAAGATGGTCTAAAGTGCAATACCTAGTCTGACATCTCTTGATGTTTCAATCATTCGGTATGGCCATCTGGTCGAGCTATGTGCCTCATCAACAGAGTAAACAGGATTCAAATTTGAGACAGCTGATTTCTTACTTTCTTTTGTAAACATAGCCAGTCCCGAACTCAAATGAAGTAGGGTTGCAACTGGTGACCACCATTAGAGTAAGTAACAGTCAATTGATACAGACACCTTGAATTAATGAATTAGGACATCCCTACTAGGAATACTAATGGCGCTCAACCATTGAGATGGGAAATAAAGGATATATACTACAGCCACACTGCTCAATAGTACTTAAGCAGTTAACAATGGAAGTGAGCACACAAGTGTAATTTTTTCTCAAAGAGGCCACTTTATGCAGTGATGCTAAAAGTCTGAGCATGTGTAAACTTAATGGAAGGAGAGGCACTTAAAATATGAATCATCACAAAGTCTTGAAGTCTGTAATATTTGGGAGCTAAAAGGAGTTACAACATATAATGTGATTATGTCATGATGTTTAAGTTTATACGTAACTTAATAACTACTAGCGGATGAAACTCTGCAAGCACATGTAACAGTGAGAATCTTTAATAAGTTAGCCAAACAAGGAAGATGTTTCTAAAATAATAAGACGAAAAAAGAACATGGGAAAGCAACAATTGTGCCAGCTATTTATTTTACTCCCAACCCAGGAATAAATTTACTAGTGAACCAATGTCATATCATGGCTATACCTTCACCCTACTAGTGACGATGCAATAACATATATCAACTCCACATAGTTATTGAATTAGAAGTAATTAAAGAATCTTCATAAAAATATGAAGCAAAGAAAATGAGTAATGTACAGATCTACCAACCTCCAAATGTTCAAGAATCATTTTAGAGACGTTAAGGAGATGTATCCCATGGTCTACGGCCATCAGTTTTAAGAATAGGAATATGCACCTGTGAATGAACCATATTACCTTCAGAACATGGTGCGCAAACATGGTGCACAAGTTAAATATCATAAAACTGTTCAGAAACAGAAGAATTCTTcatgcaaaaaagaaaaaacctaaCCTTTTGAATGTTTCCAATCATTCCTGATTTGTACATGTAGTGGGCTGATGCAACCCATGAACCAATGTTGTATACGTAATTTCATCTAAAGCTACTCCTTTACTGGCCATATGATCACATACTTCAAAAGCTTCTTCCACCTTCCTTTCCTTACAAAATCCATTTGTTAACGCATTATAGGTGACAGCATCTGGGACAACTCCCATTTTTGTCATCTCAGATAGCAGTCTAGTTGCTTCTTCCATATTGCCTAGTTTACAGTACCCATCAATCATGACAGTGTAGGTAATCTTATTCGGTTTTATGTTAAATGAAGACATCTCCAGCAAGACATTCCCTACTTTATATATTTGTCCTAGCTTAAAATAACCATGAATTAGTGCTGTATAACATACAACATCTGGCAACAAGCCCTCATTCCTCATTTCATCTAGAAGGCATTTTGCATCCTCAACACTGCCAATATTGCAGAGTCCATCTATAAGAGAAGAATACGTGGCACAAGTTGGTTGAATGCCTTTCTTTTTCATGTCCAAGCGGAGACCAAGGGCTGCAGTCATATTCCCATTTTTGCTGTATGCTCTGATTAGTGTATTATAAACAACAGAATTTAGCTCCACTTTTTTAGTCACCAACTTACTGAAAAGGTTTTCACCCTCATCCACTCTGCCAGCTTTACAGTACCCATCTATCATCACCCCATATGTATAGACATTGGGAGCCAGACCCCGATTTTCACACTCATCCCATAGTTTAAGTGCATCGTCCACTTTTCCCCTATTACATAGACCATGAATTAACAAATTATAAGTATAAGTATCTGGTTCAATTCCTTGGTTAGTCATCTCTTCTTTAAGCTTAAAAGCTTCCTCCACTTTTCCCTCCTTGCAACAACCCGAGATAAGTGTGTTGTATGAGATTTTATCCATTACCAAACCTCTCTCTAGCATTGTTTTCAGTCGCAGAACAACATCTTGTGTGCTACCAGATTCACAAAGTCCATGAATTAAGGCATTTGAAGTCGCAGTGTTGGCTGCAAATCCTAGATCACATAGCCTAAACCAAAGTTCAACTGCCTCAGAATGCTTTCCATCTTTACAAAGCCCACAAACCAACGTGGTTAGCAAGCCATCACTAGGCCTACAGTTTCTTAAAAGCATTTCTATAGTAAACTTTAGCGCAGAATTGAACCTAGATTTCATGCATAACCAGTGAATAGCTGAGAAACAAACAGCTTGATTTATGGATAAACAATGGGACAGCATCTTGTCTAAAATCTGCTCAGCATGCTCCAACTGATTAGTTTTACAATATCCCTGCAGCAGAGAATTAAGAGTAACAGAATTGGGAGTTAATCCATTGGACAACATATCATCCATTATCTTTAGTGCCTCACTAATATTTCCCGTTTTACAATACCCATCAATCAATGTGTTATAGACAACCTCATTCGGGACAAATCCCCTATTGGACATTTCCTTCAAAACACAATTTGCCTCATAAAACTTTTCCAGCTTGATCAAACCATTAATGAGCACACTGTACGTTATAAGACTCGGGTTCACATTGTTTTCTACCATCTTCTTCTTGAACTGGAAAGCTTCGTCTAATCTCCTGCTCTTACAAAGCCCGTGAATAACATTATTGTATGTAACAACATTTGGAGCAATACCCCACCCTTCCATTTTTGAGAGCAAACCTATCGCTTCATCAACCTTCCCTCCCTTACAAAATGCATTAATTGCAGTAGTAAACAAGTAAACATCAGGAGAAACACCTCGAGACATAACTTCAAATACTTGATAACTCTTATGAAGTTCGCTAGCCTTCACTAACGAACtcaacaaaaaattacaaatcttCAACGATGGAAAGAAGCCCTTATcagaaaaacacataaacatatCAACGGCGTAACCAAAACCCATACTCTTGAATTGGGTGCAGTAAACATGAATCAACAAGTCCAGTGCCTGAACACCAACACCTCTTTCGGCCACAGTATTCAATTCCAACATGGCAATGGCTATCTCCATATGCCTGTGACTGGGGTTAGCATATGAAACTGGCACATTCCCATCAATCGAACGGATCAAAAGCAATCTCGCAGGCGATACAAGATTTGAATTAATAAGCAGATGAACCAAAACACAAAACGATCGAACagtaaacagaaacttaaaagaTTCAGAAGCAAAATAGAAGAAATGGAGAGCTGTTTTGGGGTTCACATTGGAGCTAATGGAACAGAACAACTGATCAAATTGAAGAGGCGACAAAAGGGGTACGAGAGCTTTACACTTAGAAGAATCTAGAGATGGTTTTGAGAGAACAGAAGATACCCAGTTGTGCAAACTCAGATCGGGCGGCTCCGGTTGATCCGGAAGATGCAATGGCGGTGGCTGAGGAGGCTCTTTGTGGCGGCGTTGGGTGGTGCAGGTCACGCACGGGCGGTTGATGGGAGAGAAGAGAAAAAGATGGGGTTTGGGGACCGAAAGCCTCCTCAAATCCATCGGAAAATGCATGTGATTAGCTCTTCTGGGTGTGTCGATTTTGTGGGTTTTACTGCAGGGTTTATGAGAGTGAAGCTGCCATGGATTTTTGCTTTGAGATTCAGAGGATGCGAAAGAGCCAcgatagtgagagagagagagagagaggcccTTGAGGTTTGCTATTCTGTTGTGGACCCTTGTGGGTTTAAAGCTGCGCCGCAGGCAGAAGGCACAAGCAACAACCATGTCAAACCAGGGTGAGAGAGGGAGACAGACCGTCATAGAGAGAAACGAAGAGAGAGGTGTAGGCCGAAATTTGGGCTTTCTATTGGGCTAACTGCGCATATTTCAATCTCCCTAACCCACTACACGTTCATTTTTCTATTGCAACCcttgatttatttttattttttttttagtataacgACATATTTTATACTAAAGATATAGGAGAGTTCAGCAAActacacaatgggcaacctatTTAGTATCAAATTCGCTATCTAACAAATTCGAACCTAAATCATCTCACTTGCAAGTtaaaagaaatatcactagactataGTACTGAGTAGCTCtcgatttatttttaattttaaacaaacgatagaATATAACATTAAAGTCTTCTAAAGCATAGAGAGGAATATTCAAACTTAAATGCAGAATATGAAGCAAAATGCTCTAATTAACTTGCAAACCAATGTCGGCCACCCTTAATTCCTTGAAGGCAcccttttattatttatttttttaatacgaGGGATATTTGGGGAGTGAAAATCAAACTACGAATCTAAGGTGCAATGATGAATACCCTTAATTAACTAAGTTACAATCTGtccttaatttttaatataagaAACACATGGTTAGTCTATAATGATATTATTGTCCATGGTAAAAAATGGAGGTCAATCCTAATAGATGTGGGTTGACCCTCATCATAGTAAGGCTACCTTAAAGGGTGCATGAGAGATCTTATGGGGCGTAATATAAGGTCAACACAAGGATATATAATGGTTCACCAATAAAGGGTATGATCATTCCAAAGTAAGTTTCTCATCAAAACCTCGTGAGGTTATAAAAAACCTTCTCATAATCATAAGGAAAAGAGTATATTGAGGTCATACTTCAAAATAATCGCCCAAGCTAAGCATGTCATTCCGTACAACCCTTTTCCGTGGATCGCAGCCAAAGTTATGAATGGTCCTTTGCTAGACTACTCCCTAAGCAGGGTGTATACCATTCGGTAGCTCCCACCTGAAACCCTGAAATAACCTCTCTCTCAACATTCCAAGCGGTGTGTGAGGTTTCTGGGGTCGAGCCAGAGGCCTCCAGACTTCACCATCAACCTCGATTAAATCAAGGGAGGGAATATCCAGGCAACGAAGTAATATGGACGTCAAGGGCAACGAGCAATCCATGTTCGACTACTGATTgggttataacttataagatTAATtctctattattttattttattttatttttttattataatttttttctttaaaaatttaaatgattCTTAAGTACACGAGGGTAATATGATAACGTAAAGGGAGTaaattatctattctaaaaCTGACTGTAGCTTAGCTACAATCAAATTTTTGTCTGTTGATTTTGCCTGATTTACCCTACTACCACCAAATCTGTGGCTGGGTTGGGGTTTGGGCTGCCCCCGGTTTTTGCATGGGCTTCGTTGGTTTTCGGTAAATTGGGAAATTGAATTTATTTTGTGGAAATTGGGTTTCATCCGAAAAATCTGAATGTTTAGGTTTTTGTTTGCTGATTATTGTTGGttttatttgttatatttaatttatgtttatattgttaTATTTCGTTTGCATCTTTCTTCTTCAGAGGGGCTGGTTTTTTGATATCCTTTGAAGTGtgaattttctgttaattttcttttatatctTTTTAaggttttgttaatttttgttgtaaAGGAACTCAGGTGGTGGAACTAATTAGCTATAAAACAGCCCACTGTTTCTGTagcttgattttttatttattaaaatttaagttttttgttttttttttgtttttttgttttttttttggcaaagaaACTCAGTGGTGGTTGTATTACTAACTACCAATACAAATTATGTATTCTTATGAGTACCGTATGCGTTTTGTGTGAGTTTGGGCATAATCGAGTATCACTGCCACCTCTTCAGCTTGCTTCTTATCCATGCTTGATGAGGCATGtaatctctctatctctcttcaAAGACTTCTGGTTTTCAATCAAACACCCCATTTTTTTTCTCCCAAGTTACTGGGACAAACACAGAGAATATGGAGAAGGTTTTGATTAATTTCTATTTTTAACTTATCCTTGGGTAAgcaattttgatgaaattatgtttttgcTCCGCTTTTCGGTATTTTCGGGCAATTGAAGTTGAATATGGAGAAGGTTTTGACACATTTAGACTTGTTGCACTCTTAAGTTTGAGGTGGTAATGAATTTATTGAGTTAAATGTTTATTAGTCAAATTGTGTTTTATGTTCTGTTGAATATAATTTACTGATTATGCTTTATGTTGCTATGACTTACTACTGTTAATTTTTACTTCAAGTAGGATTTTTTGTACAACAAACTGCAAGAAGGTTTTCTTAAACGAAAAACAATATGCCATGAAACCTGGTGATCTAATTTCGTAATATTGAGTATTTTTTGGTGAGGGATTTCGAGTTTTCCGCCAAGTCTCTatcttatttttagtttttgagtTGCAGGTAATACTTTATGGTCAATGTGATCCTATATCTATTTAATTGATTATATTTTTAGATCATGTAGGAAGACTACCAAGTAGCAATATTGTTACTTTTTTAAGTTGTTTATTCCTTTTATTTGGATTTGATATGGGATATCCGTGACTGGTTgttcaacccaacattcatTCGCAAATCTGGAGTAGAGTAAGCGACTGTTGCGAAGTGGCCCAACACAACATTCATTTGCAAATCTGGTTTATAGAAAATCCTGTCACTGTCCCTATTGCCTTCCCCTGCCTCTCTTCTCTAAAGAAGAAAAGGAGTGTTAGACTAAAAGCTAAgcatttcaatgtttttctgATTGTATCCTAATATCACCAGTACTCCTACTTCCCTTTCAGTTGTCATTGAATTGCATAGCGTTTCACGATTTATCTTCGAATCCTGCCAATATCTTGGTTGCATGGATTTCTCAGAAACCACTTATGTGATGAACCATATGAAAAGAATAGGTTTAAATCAAATAACTGTGAGATAAACTTATCGAATATTGACTCTTATCAATTGGTATTTTCTATAGGTGGCATGATGGGACATTCCCATCAGAGTTCCATCGTGCTTGACGTGGGCTCCTCGCCGAGCCATGTTTGCTGTATGATATTCAAGGTTTGATTAAccacaaaatttatatacaaaaCTTTATTATTGGTTTTTGCATTATCTGTTGGGAAATATCCTTTCCCCTCTATGcttataattttttatgcaaGGAAAACAAGCAAATAGGGAAATATAATTGTGTTCCTgaaaaaatttaagattactgaTTTATTTCCCTAATTTCAATGATAATGCAGCTATGTAAAATCTACTTAACTAATGGAAAGGACCTAGTGTTTGGCTGCGATAAAGTTTTGGTTGGTAAGGACCTAATGCGACTCATGTGAATCAGTTGCAGAATGCTTTTAGTGTTTGAATTTCATCTTTCAAGCATTATCTAAATTGCTTGAGTGCTTCAATGTTTGAATTTGATCTTTCAAATTGTATGTGAACTGAAGTCCATTagggaaatttttattaaaatgtaatGGATGCCTTTTGGGTAATAATGCATATCAAGACCTTTGAATTTGTTGATTCGGATGTTTGAACACAGTTGAAACTCACCATGTTGTTTTTGCAGTTTGATTAGCTATTGTTAATTAGAGttggctaatattttttttatattgagTTTAGGGCCAATTAACAAATCTATTGAGTGATTGGTAAGAGTCTAGAAGCAAACCTTTTGAAGAAGTTGAAGTCATTTGGAGTAATCTGATAAAATTTGACCATCCTGGCCAGCGTGTTTCTTGACTATAGACAACTTATCGACCATATTTACTGATCGCAAGAACTAGTTGCATTTGAAACTCGCAGCATCACGTGGACAATTTTTGCTAATATATATCGAAAAGTGTATGAGTATTGTGAATAGAATTAtcaattaggaatgtgattttgTAAACTTAAAATAGAATCCTAATAGATAGGTCTACAGACCCTAAATTCAACACCACCACCGCCGTCCGTCGAAGCCGATGACGACCATGAGGATAGGTCTACAGACCCTAAATTCAACACCATCACCGTAAATACTAATTCTATACAAGTTATCAAAAATTATACTCTCCATTTCAGCTACTCCTTCACTCTAAGAAAAGTTGTAACATATTTCTGGTTGGCGGTGACATATTATTAAATGTAGAGACTTGATGGTCCAATTTGATCTCACAAAAATCATATGTTAAGTCAGATTTCATTCATCAACACAGCATGAAAGCAATAGAATGGATCTACGTTCATTTGCTACTCCTTTCTCAACCCACCGCCCATTGGAAGTAAACGTCTAACCTGAATCACTTTAATgccttgcttaattacaagctCGCGCTATAAGCTTGACATTCAATTCTTAGTCCTCAGTCTTCAATCTTCAATCTTCCCCACCACCCATTCAGCCACCTTGTACGTAACTAAGACATTATAACTTTCTTCCTTTTACCAATCAGTCTCCAATCGTTTCTCTTTCCCTCTTAAGCGATGAAATGTTCAGTTCAGTGTTAGTTATACATCACGAGGTTTAGAAAATAAGAAGCATACACCTATAAAtgcaaaacaaaaattttaagCTAAGGGACCCAAATGTTGCTTTCCGTATCAAgtaatttattgttttttttttttttttttttttttttgtcagaaaAGAAATCTATTCTCTGGATATCTCAAATTCCACACCAATTGGTAAATGATCACTTGGGTGAAAGAGGTTTGGTAATCCACCATCCACATCAGAGGAATCCGGTCCCGGAAGCTCAAGAAAACTGACTGGTTTTATGTGGTCAGAAggggaaaagaaaatataatcaAGCGTACCAGTGAATCCAGGGGTGCAATTTGTAAATTGCGGTTCACCTCGTGTATAAGCGTAGGTGCTGCACAAGGGAATAGGCAAATCTTCTAGAATATCCATTGTTGGTGCAGATGAAGTGTTGCCTGAAATAAGGTACTGGTAAACCTGGAATACAAGAGAAGTTAGAACTGGGGGAAGTATTTTGCATACACCAGGACCAGGTCCCCTCGTGGACTAAGACAAAACCTGAAGAATCAGAAACAATGCAAACCAAACCAGTACAAGAGTAAAGTAGGTGAATATTAAGAAATTTGAGGGCATCAGACCTTATCCCCGGGAACTGAATTGAAGTCACCAGCCACAATCAATGAAGGAGTGCACTCAAATCTGTCGGATACTAATGTTTTAAATTGAGCCAAACGCGATACAAGATATTTAGCTTGTGCAAGCTTAACATCAGCCCAGCTGGGATCCCTGAAGCATAAACATCAATGTCCTTAACAATttgaacaaataaaatataaacccCATGTCTATAGGCAAGAAGCATAAACACAACACCGCATAAAATAGTAGGAAACTAACAATATAATAACATACAACTTTACCAGTAAAGATGTGTGTTTGCCACAATAACAAAATGATTACAAGGATGTTTTAACTTGAATGCTGCCATAATTCCAACACAATCACGTTTTAGTCTGACACGAGGATCATTAGGATCTCCACGATCCTGAGTGGTCTCTACTGTTGAACCTGAAGAGAGTGAAGAAAATGTCAGTCAACCACATCTTTACTTCTGTGGAGAAAACTGTATTAAGACATAAGGAAGCTATGATCAAGATTAATAACACCAATAGAAAAAACACACACAGCAGATGggaaaaagtatttaaaatgtCACCAACAATAAGAACATAGATAAAGTTGCAAATGAAGGAATTCCTCTAAATACTCGAAATTAAAGACAGCTATGCATTAACATAAATCAAGATTCTAACATTTTAAACATTTGAGACGGTACACCATTAACAACATGAAGTCAGCAACGGATTAGATAATAAAACAGTATGGAAGTTACCATTTTTGGATCTGGCATCTTCATTTCCTGTGGCTTCCTTATCATTTGGTTTATCATCACCGGGTATATTTCCATCTTTAATTGAGTTTACAAGATCATTGTATTCTATTTTCTCCTCTAACACCAAATCTGCCCTGAAGGATGAAGGACAATCCGGCACAATTAAGATAGCCGTACATTTAAATTTGAAATAGATTTAAATAGGTAACGCTCTGCTGCAAAGTTT
The nucleotide sequence above comes from Malus sylvestris chromosome 16, drMalSylv7.2, whole genome shotgun sequence. Encoded proteins:
- the LOC126607368 gene encoding pentatricopeptide repeat-containing protein At4g19440, chloroplastic-like; amino-acid sequence: MTVCLPLSPWFDMVVACAFCLRRSFKPTRVHNRIANLKGLSLSLSHYRGSFASSESQSKNPWQLHSHKPCSKTHKIDTPRRANHMHFPMDLRRLSVPKPHLFLFSPINRPCVTCTTQRRHKEPPQPPPLHLPDQPEPPDLSLHNWVSSVLSKPSLDSSKCKALVPLLSPLQFDQLFCSISSNVNPKTALHFFYFASESFKFLFTVRSFCVLVHLLINSNLVSPARLLLIRSIDGNVPVSYANPSHRHMEIAIAMLELNTVAERGVGVQALDLLIHVYCTQFKSMGFGYAVDMFMCFSDKGFFPSLKICNFLLSSLVKASELHKSYQVFEVMSRGVSPDVYLFTTAINAFCKGGKVDEAIGLLSKMEGWGIAPNVVTYNNVIHGLCKSRRLDEAFQFKKKMVENNVNPSLITYSVLINGLIKLEKFYEANCVLKEMSNRGFVPNEVVYNTLIDGYCKTGNISEALKIMDDMLSNGLTPNSVTLNSLLQGYCKTNQLEHAEQILDKMLSHCLSINQAVCFSAIHWLCMKSRFNSALKFTIEMLLRNCRPSDGLLTTLVCGLCKDGKHSEAVELWFRLCDLGFAANTATSNALIHGLCESGSTQDVVLRLKTMLERGLVMDKISYNTLISGCCKEGKVEEAFKLKEEMTNQGIEPDTYTYNLLIHGLCNRGKVDDALKLWDECENRGLAPNVYTYGVMIDGYCKAGRVDEGENLFSKLVTKKVELNSVVYNTLIRAYSKNGNMTAALGLRLDMKKKGIQPTCATYSSLIDGLCNIGSVEDAKCLLDEMRNEGLLPDVVCYTALIHGYFKLGQIYKVGNVLLEMSSFNIKPNKITYTVMIDGYCKLGNMEEATRLLSEMTKMGVVPDAVTYNALTNGFCKERKVEEAFEVCDHMASKGVALDEITYTTLVHGLHQPTTCTNQE
- the LOC126607370 gene encoding carbon catabolite repressor protein 4 homolog 4 isoform X4, coding for MLRAFPALFRLPIPSFPISNKTTSAFSRMSSTPSPKCPKFIPVEESKICSISKADGIRFSLVSYNILAQVYVKSSLFPHSPSSCLRWKARSQAILSVVRNLGADFFCLQEVDEYDSFYKGNMESNGYSSTYIQRSGQKRDGCGIFYKHEMADLVLEEKIEYNDLVNSIKDGNIPGDDKPNDKEATGNEDARSKNGSTVETTQDRGDPNDPRVRLKRDCVGIMAAFKLKHPCNHFVIVANTHLYWDPSWADVKLAQAKYLVSRLAQFKTLVSDRFECTPSLIVAGDFNSVPGDKVYQYLISGNTSSAPTMDILEDLPIPLCSTYAYTRGEPQFTNCTPGFTGVCFLFSKPRDV
- the LOC126607370 gene encoding carbon catabolite repressor protein 4 homolog 4 isoform X3, whose product is MSSTPSPKCPKFIPVEESKICSISKADGIRFSLVSYNILAQVYVKSSLFPHSPSSCLRWKARSQAILSVVRNLGADFFCLQEVDEYDSFYKGNMESNGYSSTYIQRSGQKRDGCGIFYKHEMADLVLEEKIEYNDLVNSIKDGNIPGDDKPNDKEATGNEDARSKNGSTVETTQDRGDPNDPRVRLKRDCVGIMAAFKLKHPCNHFVIVANTHLYWDPSWADVKLAQAKYLVSRLAQFKTLVSDRFECTPSLIVAGDFNSVPGDKVYQYLISGNTSSAPTMDILEDLPIPLCSTYAYTRGEPQFTNCTPGFTGTLDYIFFSPSDHIKPVSFLELPGPDSSDVDGGLPNLFHPSDHLPIGVEFEISRE
- the LOC126607370 gene encoding carbon catabolite repressor protein 4 homolog 4 isoform X5, translated to MLRAFPALFRLPIPSFPISNKTTSAFSRMSSTPSPKCPKFIPVEESKICSISKADGIRFSLVSYNILAQVYVKSSLFPHSPSSCLRADLVLEEKIEYNDLVNSIKDGNIPGDDKPNDKEATGNEDARSKNGSTVETTQDRGDPNDPRVRLKRDCVGIMAAFKLKHPCNHFVIVANTHLYWDPSWADVKLAQAKYLVSRLAQFKTLVSDRFECTPSLIVAGDFNSVPGDKVYQYLISGNTSSAPTMDILEDLPIPLCSTYAYTRGEPQFTNCTPGFTGTLDYIFFSPSDHIKPVSFLELPGPDSSDVDGGLPNLFHPSDHLPIGVEFEISRE
- the LOC126607370 gene encoding carbon catabolite repressor protein 4 homolog 4 isoform X2; amino-acid sequence: MLRAFPALFRLPIPSFPISNKTTAFSRMSSTPSPKCPKFIPVEESKICSISKADGIRFSLVSYNILAQVYVKSSLFPHSPSSCLRWKARSQAILSVVRNLGADFFCLQEVDEYDSFYKGNMESNGYSSTYIQRSGQKRDGCGIFYKHEMADLVLEEKIEYNDLVNSIKDGNIPGDDKPNDKEATGNEDARSKNGSTVETTQDRGDPNDPRVRLKRDCVGIMAAFKLKHPCNHFVIVANTHLYWDPSWADVKLAQAKYLVSRLAQFKTLVSDRFECTPSLIVAGDFNSVPGDKVYQYLISGNTSSAPTMDILEDLPIPLCSTYAYTRGEPQFTNCTPGFTGTLDYIFFSPSDHIKPVSFLELPGPDSSDVDGGLPNLFHPSDHLPIGVEFEISRE
- the LOC126607370 gene encoding carbon catabolite repressor protein 4 homolog 4 isoform X1: MLRAFPALFRLPIPSFPISNKTTSAFSRMSSTPSPKCPKFIPVEESKICSISKADGIRFSLVSYNILAQVYVKSSLFPHSPSSCLRWKARSQAILSVVRNLGADFFCLQEVDEYDSFYKGNMESNGYSSTYIQRSGQKRDGCGIFYKHEMADLVLEEKIEYNDLVNSIKDGNIPGDDKPNDKEATGNEDARSKNGSTVETTQDRGDPNDPRVRLKRDCVGIMAAFKLKHPCNHFVIVANTHLYWDPSWADVKLAQAKYLVSRLAQFKTLVSDRFECTPSLIVAGDFNSVPGDKVYQYLISGNTSSAPTMDILEDLPIPLCSTYAYTRGEPQFTNCTPGFTGTLDYIFFSPSDHIKPVSFLELPGPDSSDVDGGLPNLFHPSDHLPIGVEFEISRE